One Bacillus sp. SM2101 genomic window, ATAATTTAAAGTTTTCTACGAGTAGGGGTCACGCTATCTGGGGTCAGGATATTTTTAGAAAAATTCCAACTGACCAAGTCCGTTTTTTTCTTTCCTACATTCGTCCAGAAAATAGACAAACAAATTTCTCTTTATTAGAATTTGAGCACACGAATGAACAGGTGTTAATGAATGAGTGGCAAAATTGGCTGCAACACTTATTAGATAAAGTAAATCATCGATACGGTGGAGTAACTCCTCACGTAGGTAATTGGTCAGATAGGCATCTATCTTTTTATGAAATGATAAAAACCACTGTCACTGAAGTAACTAAGGCATATGAAGCAGATAGCTTTTCACCACAGCAAGTAACTAGATTATTAAATGAGTTTGTTCGTAAATCCTCAGCTTTTGGTGAATCCGAGCAATATTTAGGTGATATTACCTCACTAATTGATGACTATCAAACAAGTATATCGCTAGAACTGACATCGGCAAAACAATTAGCAATATTAGTTGCGCCAATTATGCCACAGTTTTCACAGTTACTTTGGAAATGCCTAGGAATAAACGAACCAATTAAATGGGAATATAATCCAATCATAATAGAAGGTAATTTACGAATTTCTAGTTCCCAGGATACATTCTTTCTTCCTATTAAGGAATGTCTAAGAGAATTAGAGGTGAAGTAACTTGATGGAAAGAGATGTAGTTATAATTGGTGGAGGAGTCATTGGTGCATCCATATTATATTATTTATCGAAAAATGGATATAATAATGCTGCATTAATAGAGAAAAGTCATTTTGCTTGCGGTTCAACTGCAAAATCTGGTGGGTTCATAAGAGTCTACCACTCTAATCCACTTTTAACGGAGATGTCGATGGAAAGCTTTTCATCTTTCAAAAATTTCGAACAAGAAATAGGTAGGTCCTGTGGTTACGTAAAAACAGGATTGCTACATTTAATACCTGACAATCAAGTTACCTACATGTTAGATGAAGTAAAAAAGCTACAACAACAATATGAATATTCAATTGAAGCTTTGACAATAAATGAAGCGAAAAAGCTGTTCCCTTCTCTTTCGTTTGATGGAGTCGGAGCAGTTGCCTATGAACCAGAAGGTGGATTTGCAGATCCAGTTCTAACAACAAAAGCTTGGATTGATGCGGCTAGATCTTTAGGAGCAATAGCAATGGAAGGCACAGAAGTCACAGATATTGTACTTGATAATGAGAAAGTAGTAGGAGTCAACACGACAGCAGGTTTTATCCAAGCAAAGGCAGTTATTCTAGCTACAGGTGCTTGGAGTTCAACTTTTATACAGCAGCTTCAATTAAACTATCGAATTCGGAGTAAAAGTATTCAAATTCAATTTGTTAAGAGACCTGAAGAAGCATTGATACTACCAGCTTTCATTGATAATACGACAGAGTTATTTAGTAGACCAGATACTCATGATCTTGTACTAGTTGGCTATCCAACAAATCAGTGGGATATAAATCCCGATGATGTACGTGCAATGGATTATGATGAAACATTAAAGGTAAACCAGATCGCTAAGAAGCGTTTTCAATGGTTTGACAACAGCACCTTTTCTGGTGGAAGGTTAAGTTTTGATGGTTATACAAATAATGAAGTAGGAATTTTAGAG contains:
- a CDS encoding FAD-binding oxidoreductase; its protein translation is MERDVVIIGGGVIGASILYYLSKNGYNNAALIEKSHFACGSTAKSGGFIRVYHSNPLLTEMSMESFSSFKNFEQEIGRSCGYVKTGLLHLIPDNQVTYMLDEVKKLQQQYEYSIEALTINEAKKLFPSLSFDGVGAVAYEPEGGFADPVLTTKAWIDAARSLGAIAMEGTEVTDIVLDNEKVVGVNTTAGFIQAKAVILATGAWSSTFIQQLQLNYRIRSKSIQIQFVKRPEEALILPAFIDNTTELFSRPDTHDLVLVGYPTNQWDINPDDVRAMDYDETLKVNQIAKKRFQWFDNSTFSGGRLSFDGYTNNEVGILEEASGLKGLIISAGWSGGGYKLSPAVGQRTVKLIKEMEQ